Proteins from a genomic interval of Leifsonia shinshuensis:
- a CDS encoding MarR family winged helix-turn-helix transcriptional regulator translates to MRTAEQIRYLVLAAQREGNRQLMAALSPLGLTPAQSEALRILADHGPLALKALGEMLVCDSGSSPSRIIDRLVAAGLVRKDADVSDRRAVSLSLTPEGAESADAVRAIEDAMYEQIDAAVDAGDGETLVRTLRALTHGTPAGTAFDARLAAPPAR, encoded by the coding sequence TTGAGGACTGCGGAACAGATCAGGTACCTCGTGCTCGCGGCCCAGCGCGAGGGGAACCGGCAGCTCATGGCGGCGCTGTCGCCGCTCGGGCTGACGCCGGCCCAGTCGGAGGCGCTGCGCATCCTCGCCGACCACGGTCCCCTCGCCCTGAAGGCGCTCGGGGAGATGCTCGTCTGCGACAGCGGCAGCAGCCCGAGCCGGATCATCGATCGCCTGGTCGCCGCCGGCCTCGTCCGGAAGGACGCCGACGTGTCCGACCGCCGGGCGGTCTCCCTGAGCCTCACCCCGGAGGGCGCCGAATCGGCCGACGCCGTCCGGGCGATCGAAGACGCGATGTACGAGCAGATCGACGCGGCGGTGGACGCCGGTGACGGCGAGACCCTCGTCCGCACTCTCCGGGCGTTGACGCACGGCACTCCGGCCGGAACCGCGTTCGACGCGCGGCTCGCAGCGCCACCCGCGCGATGA
- a CDS encoding SRPBCC family protein, with the protein MSRDGDAPASTFTLELDIQADPQTVFAFVADFATTPLWYSAVQRVERIDGGRIDGGRIGEERIGAERAGARYSVHRRLPVGPVVNTVEVVGFEDGREVTFASVDGPTPFRYRYLVSPEGRGTRLRLDAGISAAGLPGPARLLGPLAGRLFAHGMRENLGTLKRLIEAG; encoded by the coding sequence ATGAGCCGGGACGGCGACGCGCCGGCGAGCACCTTCACTCTCGAACTCGACATCCAGGCCGACCCGCAGACGGTCTTCGCCTTCGTCGCGGACTTCGCCACCACGCCGCTGTGGTACTCGGCCGTGCAGCGCGTCGAGCGGATCGACGGAGGGCGAATCGACGGAGGGCGGATCGGCGAGGAGCGGATCGGCGCGGAGCGGGCCGGGGCGCGATACTCCGTCCACCGCCGGCTTCCGGTCGGCCCCGTCGTCAACACGGTGGAGGTGGTCGGGTTCGAGGACGGCCGCGAGGTGACCTTCGCCTCGGTCGACGGCCCCACTCCGTTCCGCTACCGGTATCTCGTCAGTCCCGAGGGCCGGGGGACGCGCCTTCGGCTCGACGCCGGCATCTCCGCGGCCGGGCTCCCCGGTCCGGCGCGACTGCTCGGGCCGCTGGCGGGGCGGCTCTTCGCGCACGGGATGCGGGAGAACCTCGGCACCCTCAAGCGGCTCATCGAGGCGGGCTGA
- a CDS encoding ABC-F family ATP-binding cassette domain-containing protein yields MGHIDVSGVSYALADGRPLLDDVSFRVGDGSVSALIGANGAGKSTLLRIIRGELRPDSGGVVIDGGLGVMDQFVGHVRDDRTVRDLLVLVAPPAVRRAAEALAAAEEAILERDETDTQLRYATALTDYADAGGYDQEVVWDHCTVAALGIPYERAQYRSVRSLSGGEQKRLVLEALLRGPEQVLLLDEPDNYLDVPAKRWLEEQLRSTPKTVLLVSHDRELLARAADRIVTLELGAAGNTTWTHGGGFGGYHAAREERMARLEELRRRWDEEHAKLKALVLRFKEKAKYNSDLASAYQAAQTRLAKFEQAGPPQERPREQNVRMRLTGSRTGRRVIECDGLELTGLMRPFDLEVWFGERIAVLGSNGSGKSHFLRLLAAGGTDPDPSAGHLASAEVAGAPVPHSGVAKLGARVAPGLFAQAHEHPELVGRTLLDILHRGDDRRTGMPREAASRVLDRYGLAASAEQTFESLSGGQQARLQILLLELSGATLLLLDEPTDNLDLVSAEALEDGLAGYEGTVVAVTHDRWFARGFDRYLVFGADGNVYEADEPVWDEKRVARVR; encoded by the coding sequence ATGGGTCACATCGACGTCTCGGGCGTCTCGTACGCGCTCGCCGACGGGCGGCCGCTCCTGGACGATGTGTCGTTCCGGGTCGGCGACGGCAGCGTGTCGGCGCTGATCGGCGCCAACGGCGCGGGCAAGTCGACGCTGCTGCGGATCATCCGCGGGGAGCTGCGGCCCGACAGCGGCGGCGTGGTGATCGACGGCGGCCTCGGCGTGATGGACCAGTTCGTCGGGCACGTCCGCGACGACCGGACCGTCCGCGACCTGCTCGTCCTCGTCGCTCCGCCCGCGGTCCGCCGGGCGGCGGAGGCGCTCGCCGCGGCCGAGGAGGCCATCCTCGAGCGTGACGAGACGGACACCCAGCTCCGCTACGCGACCGCCCTGACCGACTACGCCGACGCCGGCGGCTACGACCAGGAGGTCGTCTGGGACCACTGCACGGTCGCCGCCCTCGGCATCCCGTACGAGCGCGCCCAGTATCGCAGCGTCCGGTCGCTGTCCGGCGGCGAGCAGAAGCGGCTCGTCCTGGAGGCGCTGCTGCGCGGCCCCGAGCAGGTGCTGCTGCTGGACGAGCCGGACAACTACCTGGACGTCCCGGCCAAGCGCTGGCTGGAGGAGCAGCTGCGGTCGACGCCGAAGACCGTGCTGCTGGTCTCCCATGACCGGGAGCTGCTGGCGCGGGCCGCCGACCGCATCGTCACGCTCGAGCTCGGCGCCGCCGGGAACACCACGTGGACGCACGGCGGCGGCTTCGGCGGCTACCACGCGGCGCGCGAGGAGCGCATGGCGCGCCTGGAGGAGCTCCGCCGGCGCTGGGACGAGGAGCACGCCAAGCTGAAGGCGCTGGTGCTGCGCTTCAAGGAGAAGGCGAAGTACAACAGCGACCTCGCCTCCGCCTACCAGGCCGCGCAGACCCGGCTGGCCAAGTTCGAGCAGGCCGGGCCCCCGCAGGAGCGGCCGCGCGAGCAGAACGTGCGCATGCGCCTGACCGGCTCCCGCACCGGCCGCCGCGTGATCGAGTGCGACGGCCTGGAGCTGACCGGCCTGATGCGCCCGTTCGACCTGGAGGTCTGGTTCGGCGAACGCATCGCCGTGCTCGGCTCGAACGGCTCGGGCAAGTCGCACTTCCTCCGCCTGCTCGCCGCCGGCGGCACCGACCCGGACCCGTCCGCGGGGCACCTGGCCTCCGCCGAGGTCGCGGGCGCGCCGGTGCCGCACTCCGGCGTCGCCAAGCTCGGCGCGCGTGTCGCGCCGGGCCTGTTCGCGCAGGCCCACGAGCACCCCGAGCTGGTCGGACGGACGCTCCTCGACATCCTGCACCGCGGCGACGACCGCCGCACGGGCATGCCCCGGGAGGCGGCCAGCCGCGTCCTCGACCGCTACGGCCTCGCGGCGTCGGCGGAGCAGACGTTCGAGTCGCTGTCCGGAGGCCAGCAGGCCCGGCTCCAGATCCTCCTGCTGGAGCTGTCCGGCGCGACGCTGCTCCTGCTGGACGAGCCCACCGACAACCTCGACCTGGTCTCGGCGGAGGCGCTGGAGGACGGGCTCGCGGGATACGAGGGGACCGTCGTGGCGGTGACGCACGACCGCTGGTTCGCGCGGGGGTTCGACCGGTACTTGGTGTTCGGGGCCGACGGGAACGTGTACGAGGCGGACGAGCCGGTGTGGGACGAGAAGCGGGTGGCGCGGGTGCGGTGA
- a CDS encoding peptidoglycan-binding domain-containing protein — protein MSLAGVVVLATGVAVGALLVPSRVPEGIAKTAPPASAPATRMNSIDAQAATLVITLSDAQKIVSPVAGTVTSTNCSADGVIVSGTSAVSVDDAPLVFLATPRPLWRDLEVGESGADVSALQQELARLGRDVGIDGRFGRRTLAAVIDVAKDAGVTGATAWTSLPASSFLWLPAPTVRIASCDALLGSRIDPGSPLMSLPQGLSAARVSPVPANLFPGDRVINVGDRTVPVDGDGVVASAEGLESLAQSDAFAAFQANGTGGSPGEGRPGASAPSGMPVQYELAKPISVVSIPAAALYDTRDETGCVLGDGKPTPVTIVGSQLGQAFVIPANGADFSNVRLTTGEARSCG, from the coding sequence GTGTCGCTCGCCGGGGTCGTCGTCCTGGCGACCGGTGTGGCGGTCGGCGCCCTCCTGGTGCCCTCGAGAGTCCCGGAAGGGATTGCGAAGACCGCTCCTCCCGCGTCGGCTCCAGCGACGCGAATGAACTCGATCGATGCGCAGGCGGCCACGCTCGTCATCACGTTGTCGGACGCGCAGAAGATCGTGAGCCCCGTGGCCGGCACAGTGACGAGCACGAACTGCTCCGCAGACGGTGTCATCGTGTCGGGGACATCTGCCGTTTCCGTCGACGACGCTCCTCTGGTCTTTCTCGCCACTCCGCGGCCGCTCTGGCGCGACCTCGAGGTCGGAGAGAGCGGAGCCGATGTGTCGGCCCTCCAGCAGGAGCTCGCTCGTCTCGGGCGCGATGTCGGGATCGACGGACGGTTCGGCAGGCGGACCCTCGCGGCTGTGATCGATGTGGCGAAGGACGCGGGGGTGACCGGTGCGACGGCATGGACATCGTTGCCGGCGTCGTCCTTCCTCTGGTTGCCCGCACCGACCGTGAGGATCGCGAGCTGCGACGCGCTCCTCGGGAGCAGGATCGATCCGGGTTCGCCCTTGATGAGCCTTCCGCAGGGACTCTCCGCGGCTCGGGTGAGCCCCGTTCCCGCGAACCTCTTCCCGGGCGATCGGGTGATCAACGTGGGGGACCGTACCGTTCCCGTCGACGGGGACGGGGTCGTCGCCTCCGCCGAAGGCCTCGAGTCCCTGGCGCAGTCCGACGCCTTCGCCGCGTTCCAGGCGAACGGCACCGGCGGCTCGCCCGGCGAGGGCCGGCCGGGCGCCTCGGCACCGTCCGGCATGCCGGTTCAGTACGAATTGGCGAAGCCGATCTCGGTGGTGTCCATTCCCGCCGCGGCGCTGTACGACACGCGAGACGAGACAGGCTGCGTCCTCGGCGACGGCAAGCCGACCCCGGTCACGATCGTCGGCTCGCAGCTCGGACAGGCATTCGTCATACCGGCGAACGGCGCCGACTTCTCGAATGTGAGGCTCACGACGGGCGAAGCGCGATCGTGCGGATAG
- a CDS encoding ATP-binding cassette domain-containing protein, with protein sequence MRIAAQSAGAEKGDPELVAEALSHRFGSGPWLFEALDFVLRTNEVYALTGPSGSGKSTLLGILAGWGRPAAGAVRRRNIESVSWVFQNPHGVAGRTAVDHVALPLLARGALHPEARRRARAGLERVGLAHVADAPFRDLSGGEAQRLMLARGLASKPDLLLVDEPTAQLDARTSVSVNEAIASVATEGTIVVVATHDAQTRDACTAVIDLGRTR encoded by the coding sequence GTGCGGATAGCCGCACAGTCCGCGGGTGCGGAGAAAGGAGACCCGGAACTCGTCGCCGAAGCCCTTTCGCATCGCTTCGGCTCCGGCCCGTGGCTCTTCGAAGCACTCGATTTCGTGTTGCGAACGAATGAGGTCTACGCGCTGACGGGCCCTTCCGGATCGGGCAAGAGCACCCTTCTCGGCATCCTCGCCGGCTGGGGGCGGCCGGCTGCGGGTGCTGTCCGGAGGAGGAACATCGAGTCGGTCTCCTGGGTGTTCCAGAACCCGCACGGGGTCGCGGGCCGGACCGCCGTGGACCATGTGGCGCTGCCCCTTCTCGCCCGGGGCGCCTTGCATCCCGAAGCCCGTCGCCGCGCGAGGGCCGGCCTGGAGCGTGTCGGGTTGGCGCACGTCGCGGACGCGCCATTCCGTGACCTCTCCGGTGGCGAGGCGCAGCGGCTGATGCTCGCGCGAGGACTGGCATCGAAGCCGGACCTCCTCCTCGTGGACGAGCCGACGGCCCAGCTCGATGCGAGGACGTCCGTGTCGGTCAACGAGGCCATCGCGTCGGTCGCGACCGAAGGAACCATCGTGGTCGTGGCGACCCACGATGCGCAGACCCGGGACGCGTGCACCGCTGTCATCGACCTGGGCCGCACCCGATGA
- a CDS encoding tautomerase family protein, translating to MAQVTVFARRATIDRHRQALSDAIHGAVMAALAYPPEKRFHRFVGMDPADFIYPPDRGDDYTIIEVSLFEGRTVEAKRALIAELFALIEAATGIPPHSVEITLFETPRVNWGIRGVNGADLALGYTVEI from the coding sequence ATGGCCCAAGTAACCGTCTTCGCCCGCCGCGCCACGATCGACCGGCACCGCCAGGCGCTCTCCGACGCGATCCACGGCGCCGTCATGGCTGCCCTCGCGTACCCGCCGGAGAAGCGGTTCCACCGCTTCGTCGGCATGGACCCGGCCGATTTCATCTATCCGCCCGACCGCGGCGACGACTACACGATCATCGAGGTGTCCCTGTTCGAAGGGCGGACCGTCGAGGCCAAGCGTGCGCTCATCGCGGAGCTGTTCGCCCTGATCGAAGCGGCCACCGGCATCCCGCCGCACAGCGTCGAGATCACCCTCTTCGAGACGCCGAGGGTCAACTGGGGCATCCGCGGCGTCAACGGCGCCGATCTCGCGCTGGGCTACACCGTCGAGATCTGA
- a CDS encoding aminotransferase class I/II-fold pyridoxal phosphate-dependent enzyme, with protein MTVDAEPLARLRQRTSEKWSLYPADVLPLFVAETDYPLAPPIAAALHAAIDRGDTGYIGADDRAQQAFARYAHDTWDWDVDPAWTLTTTDVSVVIVEALRMLIAPGDRVVITPPVYPPFYEFIPEAGGVVEEVPLRDDGVTWSLDLDGLERAFAGGARAFLLCHPHNPLGLVHPRAALEAVAELAARYGVAVVSDEIHAPLTHSDAAFAPFLSVSDAARAVGVAAHSASKAWNLAGVKCALMVAASEARAAQLHALPVEVEVRTSLLGRIATEAAFDDCREWLAGTLESIEANRALFGQLLARHLPEAGYREPHASYLAWVDFRGLGWGDEPAERILAEARVALVRGLDFGREGAGFARVNLACSPEVLTEAVERIARLR; from the coding sequence GTGACCGTCGACGCAGAGCCCCTCGCCCGCCTCCGTCAGCGCACGAGCGAGAAGTGGTCGCTGTACCCCGCCGACGTGCTCCCGCTGTTCGTGGCGGAGACGGACTATCCGCTCGCTCCACCGATCGCCGCCGCCCTGCACGCCGCGATCGACCGCGGCGACACCGGCTACATCGGCGCGGACGACCGCGCCCAGCAGGCCTTCGCCCGGTACGCGCACGACACCTGGGACTGGGACGTCGACCCGGCGTGGACGCTGACGACGACGGACGTGAGCGTGGTCATCGTGGAGGCGCTGCGCATGCTGATCGCGCCCGGCGACCGGGTCGTCATCACGCCGCCGGTGTACCCTCCGTTCTACGAGTTCATCCCCGAAGCCGGCGGGGTGGTCGAGGAGGTCCCGCTGCGGGACGACGGCGTCACCTGGTCCCTCGACCTCGACGGTCTCGAGCGCGCCTTCGCCGGCGGCGCGCGCGCGTTCCTGCTCTGCCACCCGCACAACCCGCTCGGCCTCGTGCACCCGCGCGCCGCGCTGGAGGCCGTGGCGGAGCTGGCGGCGCGCTACGGCGTAGCCGTGGTGAGCGACGAGATCCACGCGCCGCTGACCCACTCCGACGCTGCGTTCGCGCCGTTCCTGTCGGTGTCGGATGCGGCGCGCGCCGTCGGCGTGGCCGCCCACTCGGCGAGCAAGGCCTGGAACCTCGCCGGGGTCAAGTGCGCGCTGATGGTTGCGGCGTCGGAGGCGCGTGCGGCGCAGCTCCACGCGCTCCCGGTCGAGGTGGAGGTCCGCACCAGCCTGCTCGGCCGCATCGCCACCGAGGCGGCGTTCGACGACTGCAGGGAGTGGCTGGCGGGGACGCTGGAGTCGATCGAGGCGAACCGGGCGCTGTTCGGGCAGCTGCTCGCCCGGCACCTGCCGGAGGCCGGCTACCGCGAGCCGCACGCGAGCTACCTGGCCTGGGTCGACTTCCGCGGCCTCGGCTGGGGCGATGAGCCGGCGGAGCGGATCCTCGCGGAGGCGCGGGTCGCGCTCGTGCGGGGGCTCGACTTCGGGCGCGAGGGGGCGGGCTTCGCGCGGGTGAACCTGGCCTGCTCACCGGAGGTGCTGACGGAGGCGGTGGAGCGGATCGCGCGGCTCCGCTGA
- a CDS encoding GuaB3 family IMP dehydrogenase-related protein, which produces MEIEIGRAKRARRVYAFDDVAVVPSRRTRDPEDVSVAWTIDAYQFSIPFLAAPMDSVVSPTTAIMMGQLGGLGVLDLEGVWTRYEDPEPLLAEIRELPADKATRRMQEIYSEPIKPELVTRRLAEIREGGVTVAGALSPQRTQELYETVVEAGVDLFVIRGTTVSAEHVSKSVEPLNLKKFIYELDVPVIVGGAATYTAALHLMRTGAAGVLVGFGGGAASTTRSTLGIHAPMATAVADVAGARRDYMDESGGRYVHVIADGGLGSSGDIVKAIACGADAVMLGSTLARATDAPGGGWHWGAEAHHPQLPRGNRVEVGQVAPLEEILYGPAPVAEGTANLVGALRRSMATTGYSDLKEFQRVEVVVAPYQSH; this is translated from the coding sequence ATGGAGATTGAGATCGGGCGGGCCAAGCGTGCCCGCCGCGTGTACGCCTTCGACGACGTCGCGGTGGTGCCCAGCCGGCGCACCCGCGACCCCGAGGACGTCTCGGTCGCCTGGACGATCGACGCGTACCAGTTCTCCATCCCGTTCCTGGCCGCGCCGATGGACTCGGTGGTCTCGCCGACCACCGCCATCATGATGGGCCAGCTCGGCGGCCTCGGCGTGCTCGACCTGGAGGGCGTCTGGACCCGCTACGAGGACCCGGAGCCCCTGCTCGCCGAGATCCGCGAGCTCCCCGCCGACAAGGCGACCCGGCGCATGCAGGAGATCTACTCCGAGCCGATCAAGCCGGAGCTGGTCACGCGGCGCCTCGCCGAGATCCGCGAGGGCGGCGTCACCGTGGCAGGCGCGCTCTCCCCGCAGCGCACCCAGGAGCTCTACGAGACCGTCGTGGAGGCCGGCGTCGACCTGTTCGTCATCCGCGGTACCACCGTCTCGGCCGAGCACGTCTCCAAGAGCGTCGAGCCGCTCAACCTCAAGAAGTTCATCTACGAGCTCGACGTCCCCGTGATCGTCGGCGGCGCCGCGACCTACACCGCGGCCCTGCACCTCATGCGCACCGGCGCTGCCGGCGTGCTCGTCGGCTTCGGCGGCGGGGCGGCCTCCACCACCCGCTCCACCCTCGGCATCCACGCCCCGATGGCCACAGCCGTCGCGGACGTCGCGGGCGCCCGCCGCGACTACATGGACGAGTCCGGCGGCCGGTACGTGCACGTCATCGCCGACGGCGGTCTCGGCAGCTCGGGCGACATCGTCAAGGCCATCGCCTGCGGCGCGGACGCGGTCATGCTCGGCTCGACCCTGGCCCGCGCGACCGACGCCCCGGGAGGCGGCTGGCACTGGGGCGCGGAGGCGCATCACCCGCAGCTTCCCCGCGGCAACCGGGTCGAGGTCGGGCAGGTCGCCCCGCTCGAGGAGATCCTGTACGGCCCGGCGCCGGTCGCCGAGGGAACTGCGAATCTGGTGGGGGCCTTGCGCAGGAGCATGGCAACGACGGGATACTCGGATTTGAAGGAGTTCCAGCGCGTCGAGGTGGTCGTCGCGCCCTACCAATCGCACTAG
- a CDS encoding glycerol-3-phosphate dehydrogenase/oxidase produces the protein MATTSPSGSTALSSEGRGPAPVEYPSRLGPAERAAAIETLKSTELDILVVGGGIVGVGSAVDAVTRGLNVGLVEARDFASGTSSRSSKLVHGGIRYLEQLDFGLVREALIERGLLLQRIAPHLVKPVRFLYPLHKHVWERFYIGAGMMLYDIFSYSGLRPPGVPHHRHLSKRQVLKAIPSMSPSALVGGITYYDAQVDDARYTATLARTAAHYGAHVASRVRVEGFLKVGERVVGVQAVDQETGERFEIRAKQVVNATGVWTDDTQSMVGERGQFKVRASKGIHLVVPRDRFQSKMGLILRTEKSVLFVIPWGRHWLIGTTDTDWHLDKAHPAATAADIDYLLAHVNQVLNVPLTREDVEGVYAGLRPLLAGESEETSKLSREHLVAHSVPGLVVIAGGKWTTYRVMAKDAIDAAVDALDGKIPPSTTMEIPLVGAEGYQAAWNRRSRIASESGLHPARVEHLLNRYGTMTEDILVLIRNDPSLAQPLPGADDYIGAEVVYAASHEGALHLEDVLARRTRISIEAWDRGVSAAPVAASLMAGVLGWEAAREEREVQTYLKRVAAERASQQQPDDESADRVRLEAPDIVDVDAAAAKAGAVTRTAKAASAKTPASKAADSAAVAKAAEDAPPKEE, from the coding sequence ATGGCGACGACATCCCCGTCCGGCTCCACAGCCCTGTCTTCGGAAGGCCGCGGCCCGGCGCCCGTCGAGTACCCTTCGCGCCTCGGGCCGGCCGAGCGGGCCGCCGCGATCGAGACCCTCAAGAGCACCGAGCTCGACATCCTCGTGGTCGGCGGCGGCATCGTCGGCGTCGGCAGCGCCGTCGACGCGGTCACCCGCGGCCTGAACGTCGGCCTGGTGGAGGCCCGCGACTTCGCGTCCGGCACCTCCAGCCGCTCGTCCAAGCTCGTCCACGGCGGCATCCGCTACCTGGAGCAGCTCGACTTCGGGCTCGTCCGGGAGGCGCTCATCGAGCGCGGCCTCCTGCTGCAGCGCATCGCCCCGCACCTGGTCAAGCCGGTGCGGTTCCTCTACCCGCTGCACAAGCACGTGTGGGAGCGCTTCTACATCGGCGCCGGCATGATGCTGTACGACATCTTCTCCTACAGCGGCCTCCGCCCGCCGGGAGTGCCGCACCACCGCCACCTCAGCAAGCGGCAGGTCCTGAAGGCGATCCCGAGCATGTCCCCGAGCGCGCTGGTCGGCGGGATCACGTACTACGACGCGCAGGTGGACGACGCCAGGTACACCGCGACGCTCGCGCGCACCGCGGCCCACTACGGCGCGCACGTCGCGTCCCGGGTCCGGGTGGAGGGCTTCCTGAAGGTCGGCGAGCGCGTCGTGGGCGTGCAGGCCGTCGACCAGGAGACCGGTGAGCGCTTCGAGATCCGCGCCAAGCAGGTCGTCAACGCGACCGGCGTGTGGACGGACGACACCCAGTCGATGGTGGGGGAGCGCGGCCAGTTCAAGGTGCGCGCCTCCAAGGGCATCCACCTGGTCGTCCCGCGCGACCGCTTCCAGTCGAAGATGGGGCTGATCCTGCGCACCGAGAAGAGCGTGCTCTTCGTGATCCCGTGGGGCCGGCACTGGCTGATCGGCACCACCGACACCGATTGGCACCTCGACAAGGCGCACCCGGCAGCCACGGCGGCGGACATCGACTACCTGCTCGCGCACGTCAACCAGGTGCTGAACGTCCCGCTCACCCGGGAGGACGTGGAGGGCGTGTACGCCGGCCTGCGCCCGCTGCTGGCCGGCGAGTCGGAGGAGACCTCCAAGCTGTCGCGTGAGCACCTCGTCGCGCACTCCGTGCCCGGCCTGGTCGTCATCGCGGGCGGCAAGTGGACGACGTACCGGGTGATGGCGAAGGACGCGATCGACGCGGCCGTGGACGCGCTGGACGGCAAGATCCCGCCGAGCACGACGATGGAGATCCCGCTCGTCGGCGCCGAGGGGTACCAGGCCGCGTGGAACCGGCGCAGCCGGATCGCGAGCGAGTCCGGCCTCCACCCCGCGCGCGTCGAGCACCTGCTCAACCGCTACGGGACGATGACGGAGGACATCCTCGTCCTCATCCGCAACGACCCGTCGCTCGCACAGCCGCTGCCGGGCGCCGACGACTACATCGGCGCGGAGGTCGTCTACGCGGCCAGCCACGAGGGCGCCCTCCACCTGGAGGACGTGCTCGCCCGCCGCACGCGCATCTCGATCGAGGCGTGGGACCGCGGCGTCTCGGCTGCTCCGGTCGCGGCGTCGCTGATGGCCGGGGTGCTCGGCTGGGAGGCGGCGCGCGAGGAGCGCGAGGTGCAGACCTACCTGAAGCGGGTCGCGGCCGAGCGCGCCAGCCAGCAGCAGCCTGACGACGAGTCGGCCGACCGCGTGCGCCTGGAGGCGCCGGACATCGTGGACGTGGACGCCGCCGCGGCGAAGGCGGGCGCGGTTACGCGCACGGCGAAGGCGGCGTCGGCGAAGACCCCGGCGTCGAAGGCGGCCGACTCCGCAGCGGTGGCGAAGGCCGCGGAGGACGCGCCTCCGAAGGAGGAGTGA
- a CDS encoding cation:proton antiporter regulatory subunit yields MVDVRRVKLPGVGVLHTFVTDDGGKVGVIAHRSGHSDLITFSDHEDGADVTKVSLRLNEDEAHTLAELLGGTQITESLTALDQIPGLSIDWFSVDYEDYIAGQQLGAPGDRGFVGLTVVAVVRGDSANPAPAPDFKVFPGDTLVVAGTPEKVAKAFAFFRTGQTARATSDAPPGG; encoded by the coding sequence ATGGTTGACGTTCGACGGGTCAAACTGCCCGGGGTCGGGGTGTTGCACACGTTCGTCACGGACGACGGGGGCAAGGTCGGCGTCATCGCGCACCGCTCCGGGCACAGCGACCTGATCACGTTCTCCGATCACGAGGACGGCGCCGACGTGACCAAGGTCTCGCTGCGCCTCAACGAGGACGAGGCGCACACGCTCGCCGAGCTCCTCGGCGGTACGCAGATCACCGAGTCGCTCACCGCACTCGACCAGATCCCCGGGCTCAGCATCGACTGGTTCTCCGTCGACTACGAGGACTACATCGCCGGCCAGCAGCTCGGCGCGCCCGGCGACCGCGGCTTCGTCGGCCTCACCGTCGTCGCCGTGGTGCGCGGGGACTCCGCCAATCCGGCCCCCGCGCCCGACTTCAAGGTCTTCCCCGGCGACACCCTCGTCGTCGCGGGCACCCCCGAGAAGGTCGCCAAGGCCTTCGCGTTCTTCCGCACCGGTCAGACCGCGCGGGCCACGTCCGACGCTCCGCCGGGAGGCTGA